GTCCAAAAACAGGATGTGATAGAGGCTATTCAAACGGCTTCTTCTCACTTTCTTGAAGGGTCTGTAGGTGCCGGTAGAGGTATGGTCTGTTACACATTAAAAGGGGGGATTGGGACTGCCTCTCGGACAATACTTCTTCCCTATGGCTCATACACTTTAGGTGTCCTAGTCTTAACAAACTTTGGCCAACTTCCTGACCTGTCATTGAATGGACGGTCTCTTGGAAAAGAGTTATTGCAAGAAACAGAAGAAAATGTCACGTTGAAAGATAAAGGGTCTATCGTCATTATTGTCGCCACTGACCTTCCAGTCTCTCAACGTCAGCTTCAGAGAATCATTAAACGGAGTGTCACTGGTTTATCTCGAACAGGAGCAAACTTAGCAAACGGTAGTGGGGATGTTGTCATCGGTTTCTCCACAGCGACTAAAATACCTCACCATAAAAACAACAGCTTAATAAAATTGCACATTATCCATGATGATGATTTAGACATCCCTTTTAAGGCAGTTGGAGAAGCAACTGAGGAAGCCATTCTGAATTCGCTTATGACTGCTGAAGCAGTTAAAGGGAAAAACGGGACCTCTCGGCCAGCACTCAGTGATTTAGTGAAAAAAAATGCCATCACGTTGTAAAAGCATTACTATTCAAGGCATTGTTATGTAAAGCTTCATCAAATAAACGTGAGCAACTCTCATAGAACGAGAGCCGCACACCTTCTCCATTTGTGACCATTTAATGTGAAAAAAAGGACTTGTTTCACTAATAAGAAAGGAGACACTCTCTGTTATCGATAACGTTTTCGCTTGAGCTAGAATGCTTTATCAGTGATGCCTGAACTAAGAATCAGGGAACGGTAAACTGTATTGATCACTCATGATGAAGCCCCTGTATCCTTGGCATAACCTTAACACTTCTATGAGCTTCCATTTTTAATACCGTAAAACGCCCCTTCACTCAGTGGGAGTTTTCGTTCTTCTCCCACTGAGTGATAGTTGAGTGAACCTGGACATTAGCCTCCGTTATCTCTGCTCTCTATTTTCAGGCGAGAGTTTTACTGGCGATTATCTGTGATACACACTCCGATACTTTTCCTGCAAATAGGTAATGAGGTGATCGGGGTTCAATTTTTCACCCGTAGCTTCATACAAAAGTTCTAGCGGCTCCTTACTTTTGCCAAATTGGTGAATATGAGTGGTTAACCACGCCTTGATTGGACTTAAATCACCTTGGTGAAGCAACTTGTCGAAATTAGGTATATCTTTAATCATAGCGTTTTTTAATTGCGCGGCATAAATATAACCAAGAGCATAGGATGGGAAATAACCGAACATTCCCCCAGGCCAATGAACATCTTGAAGTACACCTTCACCATCATGGGCCGGTTCAATACCAAGTAACTCTTTCATTTTGTTATTCCATGCTTTCGGAAGATCGGATACTTCTAATTCCCCATTAATTAACGCTTTCTCAAGCTCGTAACGTAAAATAATATGCAATGAATAACTCATTTCATCTGCTTCAATTCGAATAAGGGAAGGTCTAGCAACATTTATCCCTCGGTAAAAATCTTCTAAACGGACCTTATCAAATTGACCATCAGAAAAAGTTTTTAAGGTGTCAAAGTTATGTTCCCAAAAGGCATAATGACGACCTACAAAATTCTCCCAAAATAAAGATTGAGATTCGTGGATACCCATGGAAGTCCCAGTGCATAAGGGTGTATTGATCAATTCCTCAGCAATATTCTGTTCATAAAGGGCATGACCACCTTCATGAATCGTACCGAAAACAGCTGTTCGAAAGTCATGCTCATCATATTTTGTCGTCACTCGCACATCATATGGATTTAAACCGATTGCAAAAGGATGAACCGTTTTATCTAACCTTCCAGCTTCAAAATCATAACCCATTTTCTCTAAAATGTGGCGACTGAGTGCTGCTTGATTTTCTTCTGGAAAAAAGTTAAAGAGGAACCCTGTCTCTGGTTGATGAGGTGCATCCATTACCTCTTTTAAAAGGGGGACGAGTGCCTCTTTCAATTTGCCAAAAACATCATCAATAACGTCCACTGTTAAGCCCGGCTCGTAATCGTCTAACAGCGCATTATATTTATTCCCTTCATAGCCTTTCCACTCCGTATACTTGCGATTGTACGCTACTATTTTTTCTAAGTAAGGTTTAAACCCCTCAAAATCAGCCTCTTTCTTAGCCTTCTCCCACGCAGACTCTGCTTGTGACGTTAAAATAACATACGCTTTATACTCTTCTGGAGGGATGTTTTTAAATTTAATTAGCTGCTTTTCACATTCTTTAGCCGTCTTTTTTGTTAAATCATGAAGACTTTCCCATATCTTTTCTTTACGAAGTTCAGTTAAAAAATGTTGCATCTCTTCTGATACTGACATGTTAAAGAACTCTGACGAAAGTGAACCTAGAACTTCAGAGCGTTGCGCCACCCCTTTTTTCGGCGCTCCAGTTCTCAAATCCCAAGCGATGAGACTAGCAGCCTCTTTGTAGTGCCCCATCTTCTTGACGTAATTCATAAATTCTTCTTCTAACGTTAATGTGGTTGGCATTCTTGCTTATCCCCTTTCAGCAAAATATGAATAATGTAAGATCTATCCGTTTTATCATACCGTTTCCATTGAAAAAATGCACCTCATAAGGAAGGCTCATGTCTTTAAAAAGACGAAGAAGATTGGTTATAATAAATATAGGTATTAAGCGTAAGAAAGGATGTGTCATGCCATGACTTTTACAATAACTGAACAAGCTGCGTCTTTTTACAAAAAAGAATTGAATCTCAATAAAGGAGACTCAATCTCCTTTTATGTCCGAGTTGGGGGCGTTGGATCAGGCGGTTTCTCTGCTGGGCTGTATAAAGGTAAACCAGACATTGACTATACGAGTGTGGAAAAACAGGACATTACCTTCTGTATTCATAAGGATGATATGTGGTATTTCGATGGGATGACGATTGATTATCATGACGATTATAATGAAGTGACGTTTGAAAACAGCCGAATAGGCAGTGTCATAAATCCACAATAAAAACGGGAAAAGTGGCTCTTCTCCCGTTTTA
The Salipaludibacillus sp. LMS25 DNA segment above includes these coding regions:
- a CDS encoding P1 family peptidase; amino-acid sequence: MLSQRRLRDYGVKIGKLEPGILNSITDVKGVKVGHKTLSNKQMQTGVTAIIPHGGNIFLDKFKAASYIINGYGKSTGLMQLNELGTIETPIILTNTLNVGVAADGLVEYMLSHNQEIGDTTGTVNPVICECNDMQLNDIRQKYVQKQDVIEAIQTASSHFLEGSVGAGRGMVCYTLKGGIGTASRTILLPYGSYTLGVLVLTNFGQLPDLSLNGRSLGKELLQETEENVTLKDKGSIVIIVATDLPVSQRQLQRIIKRSVTGLSRTGANLANGSGDVVIGFSTATKIPHHKNNSLIKLHIIHDDDLDIPFKAVGEATEEAILNSLMTAEAVKGKNGTSRPALSDLVKKNAITL
- a CDS encoding carboxypeptidase M32 → MPTTLTLEEEFMNYVKKMGHYKEAASLIAWDLRTGAPKKGVAQRSEVLGSLSSEFFNMSVSEEMQHFLTELRKEKIWESLHDLTKKTAKECEKQLIKFKNIPPEEYKAYVILTSQAESAWEKAKKEADFEGFKPYLEKIVAYNRKYTEWKGYEGNKYNALLDDYEPGLTVDVIDDVFGKLKEALVPLLKEVMDAPHQPETGFLFNFFPEENQAALSRHILEKMGYDFEAGRLDKTVHPFAIGLNPYDVRVTTKYDEHDFRTAVFGTIHEGGHALYEQNIAEELINTPLCTGTSMGIHESQSLFWENFVGRHYAFWEHNFDTLKTFSDGQFDKVRLEDFYRGINVARPSLIRIEADEMSYSLHIILRYELEKALINGELEVSDLPKAWNNKMKELLGIEPAHDGEGVLQDVHWPGGMFGYFPSYALGYIYAAQLKNAMIKDIPNFDKLLHQGDLSPIKAWLTTHIHQFGKSKEPLELLYEATGEKLNPDHLITYLQEKYRSVYHR
- a CDS encoding iron-sulfur cluster biosynthesis family protein yields the protein MTFTITEQAASFYKKELNLNKGDSISFYVRVGGVGSGGFSAGLYKGKPDIDYTSVEKQDITFCIHKDDMWYFDGMTIDYHDDYNEVTFENSRIGSVINPQ